A segment of the Stigmatella aurantiaca genome:
GGAGGCGGGCCAGGCGGCCGGTGCGGTGAAGGGCGACCGCAAGCTCATGCGCGCGCGCGTGAACAAGGGGCTGGAGCTGCTGCGCGCCGAGGGCAAGGCGGCGAAGCTCGACGACAAGAAGGTGGGCGCCATCGGGTTCTGCTTCGGCGGCACCAGCGTGCTGGAGCTGGCGCGCAGCGGCGCCAACGTGGCGGGCGTGGTGTCCTTCCACGGAGGCCTGGATGCGCCGGCGCCCGCGGCCGAGAACGCCCTCACCGCCAAGGTGCTGGCGCTGCACGGCGCGGATGACCCGTTCGTCCCCGCCACCGAGGTGAAGGGCTTCGAGGACGAGATGCGCAAGGCCAAGGCGGACTGGGAGCTGGTGTCCTACGGCGGCGCGGTGCACAGCTTCACCGAGCCGGAGGCCAACGCGCCGGGCCAGGCCCAGTACAACGCCAAGGTGGCCAAGCGGGCCTTCCAGGCGATGAACAACTTCTTCGCCGAGGCGTTCGGGGGCTAAGCCCCCTCCGGGCCGAAGGGCCCTCAGGCCGCGTCGGACGCGAGCAGCTTCGCCTGAGGGCTCGGCAGCAGGACTTCCAGCCGCTCCTCCGCGTCCGGCGCATCCAGCGCCAGCACCGCGCTGGAGGAGACCCAGGGCAGCCCCACCAGCTCCTCACGCTTCAGCCCGAACACGTACGCCAGATGCCCCAGGGGCCAGCGCGAGCGCATGTAAGCGAAGGCCGCCTCGTCCATCTCCTCCATCGGGGTGGACAGCTCCACCTCGTCGTACACCACCCGGTCCCCCCCCACGCGGCGGCCATTGCCGTAGGCGATGACCTCCTCCTGGGTGGTGGGCTCGTAGACGTACGCATGCACGGTGGCATTGGCCACGCGGGACAGAAGCTGGGGCAGCTTTCCATGCGAGGCATACCAGGAGGCGTCCGGCGCGCGCGGGCCCGTGAAGGCCAGCCGCACCACCTTGCGCCGCCGGATCACCGAGACGTGCAGGGAGGGCAAGCCACCCGAGAGGCCTTCGCTTGCCAGCGCCTCGCGCACCAGCCGGACGAGCTCCAGTCGGCTGAACGATTCGATCCGGATGAGGTAACCGCCATGTGCTTCCAGTGTGTGCCCCCCAGCGAAAGGCGCGCGGCCTATAACCTCTGAGCCGCCCCGGAGCAATCCCGCCAATGGGAATCTTCCGGAGTTCCTATTGGCTCACAATATTCCAGCCTCCCCATCCAGATTCGAACTTGCCAAGGGGTCTTCGACCCTTACGGTAAGGACATGCGACTCGACAAATACACGGTGAAGGCGCAGGAGGCGATCCAGGCGGGTCAGACCCTGGCCCGTCGTGCGGACAACCCCAGCTACGAGCCCGAGCACCTGGCGGCCGCGCTGCTGGAGCAGAAGGACGGCATCGTGGAGCCCGTGCTGCGGAAGATCGGCGCGGACTCGAAGCTGTTCGCGGCGCGGTTGGGTGAGGCGCTCGAAAAGATCCCCCGCATGCAGGGCGGCGAGAGCGCGCTGCTCAGCCAGCGCCTGCTGAAGACGTTCGACAAGGCCGAGGACGAGGCCAAGGGGCTCAAGGACGAGTTCATCTCCTCCGAGCACCTGCTGCTGGCGCTGACGCACGACAAGGGCACGGTGGGCGAGGTGCTCAAGTCCTCCGGCGTCACGCGGGATCGCGTGATGTCCGGCCTGAAGGACGTGCGCGGCTCGGCCCGGGTGACCAGCCAGGACGCGGAGTCCACCTACCAGGCGCTGGAGAAGTACGGCCGCGACCTGACGGCCTCGGCCCGCGCGGGCAAGCTCGATCCGGTCATCGGCCGGGACGAGGAGATCCGCCGCTGCATCCAGGTGCTCAGCCGCCGCACGAAGAACAACCCGGTGCTCATCGGTGAGCCGGGCGTGGGCAAGACGGCCATCGCCGAGGGCATGGCGCGGCGCATCGTCGATGGAGACGTGCCCGAGAGCCTGAAGAACAAGCGGCTCATCACCCTGGACCTGGGCTCCATGGTGGCCGGCGCGAAGTACCGCGGCGAGTTCGAGGAGCGCCTCAAGGCGGTCCTCAAGGAAGTGTCCGACGCGGCCGGTGAAATCATCCTGTTCATCGACGAGATGCACACCCTGGTGGGCGCGGGCAAGGCCGAGGGCGCGATGGACGCGGGCAACATGCTCAAGCCGGCGCTGGCGCGCGGCGAGCTGCACTGCATCGGCGCCACCACGCTGGATGAGTACCGCAAGCACATCGAGAAGGACGCGGCCCTGGAGCGGCGCTTCCAGCCGGTCATGGTGGGCGAGCCCTCCGTGCACGACACCATCAGCATCCTGCGCGGCCTGAAGGAGCGCTACGAGGTGCACCACGGCGTGCGCATCCAGGACCAGGCCCTGGTGGCCGCCGCCAACCTCTCGCACCGCTACATCGCCGACCGGTTCCTGCCCGACAAGGCGATCGACCTGGTGGACGAGGCCTCCAGCCGGCTGCGCATCGAGATCGACTCGATGCCCACGGAGATCGACGACATCCGCCGGAAGATGACCCAGCTGGAGATCGAACGGCAGGGCCTGAAGAAGGAGACGGATCCGCACTCCCAGGAGCGGCTGGGCCAGATCGAGAAGGAGCTGGCCAACTTCGGCGAGCGCTTCACCTCGCTCAAGGCGCACTGGGACGCGGAGAAGGCGGCCATCACGGGCATCCGCGCGCTGAAGGAGAAGCTGGAGAAGGCCAAGAACGACCAGGCGGCGGCCGAGCGTCAGGGCGACCTGAACCGCGCCGCGGAGCTGAAGTTCGGCGTCCTGCCCTCGCTGGAGAAGGAGGTGGCGGCGCAGAACGCGAAGCTGGCCGAGCTCCAGAAGAGCCAGAAGTTCCTCAAGGAGGAGGTGGACGCGGAGGACATCGCCGAGGTGGTGGCCAAGTGGACGCACATCCCGGTGTCCAAGCTCCTGGAGGGTGAGGTCCAGAAGCTGGTGAAGATGGAGGACCGGCTGGCGGACCGGGTCATTGGGCAGCGCAGCGCCATCGAGGCGGTGTCCAACGCGGTGCGCCGCGCGCGCAGCGGGTTGCAGGATCCAAACCGGCCCATCGGCTCGTTCATCTTCCTGGGCCCCACGGGCGTGGGAAAGACCGAGACGGCCAAGGCGCTCGCGGAGTTCCTCTTCGATGACGACACCTCGATGATCCGCATCGACATGTCCGAGTACATGGAGAAGCACTCCGTGGCCCGGCTCGTCGGCGCGCCTCCGGGCTACGTCGGCTACGACGAGGGCGGCCAGCTCACCGAGGCCGTGCGGCGGCGGCCCTACTCCGTCATCCTGTTCGACGAAATCGAGAAGGCGCACCACGATGTCTTCAACATCCTGCTGCAGATTCTCGACGAGGGCCGGCTGACGGACAGCCAGGGCCGCACGGTGGACTTCAAGAACACGGTGCTCATCCTGACCTCCAACATCGGCTCCCAGGCGCTGCAGGAGGGCATGGCGGGCAAGGAGACGCTGGACGAGCGGACGCGGGGCGAGGTGATGGAGGCGCTGCGAGGGCACTTCCGGCCCGAGTTCCTCAACCGCGTGGACGAGATCGTCCTCTTCGAGCCGCTCAAGCGCTCGGAGATCCACCGCATCGTCGACCTGCAGCTGGCGCGGCTCCAGAAGCTGATGGCGGACAAGCGGCTGACGCTGGAGCTGACGGACGCGGCGCGCAACCTCCTGGGCGAGCGGGGGTATGACCCGACGTATGGGGCGCGGCCCCTGAAGCGCGTCATCCAGAAGCACCTGATGGACCCGCTGGCGCTCAAGGTGCTGGGCGGTGAGTTCCTGCCGGGAGACCACATCCAGGCGGATGTCGCCGGCGAGGGGCTTACCTTCGGCAAGGTGCTCGTGGACAACACCCGCGAGGGCCGGGCCCCCCGGACCGCCTGAGCGGCACAGTCCTGAGCAGCCTCCACATGGGGGGACGTGGCCCGTAAGCCTGGCTACGTCCCCTCATCGTCGTCGTCATCGTCATCGTCATCCAGTACCTGGCTGAAGCCCTCGTCGAAGTGGCTCTCGATGGCGGCCAGGAGGCTGTCGAACTCGCCGGAGGACAGCCGGAGCCGCTCTTTCAAGCGGCTCTTCGTGCCCTCGAACACGGTGTGCCGGGCGCTCTTGATCCAGCGGGAGATCGTCGACTGGTTGACCCGGAAGAGCGGCCCCATCTCGGTGGTCGACAGCCGGTCGATGAAGTGCAGCCGCAGCAGGTGCCGCTGGTCCCGGGTGAGCGATATGACGGCCTCGCGCACCGCCTGCCGGAACTCCCGGTGGTAGCGGCGCTTGATCAGATCCAGCTCCGCGTTCGTGCCCGGCTCCGACAGGGCCTCGACGATCGTCAGCACGTTCTCCTCGGGCACCTCGCGGGCCACGCCTCCCTGCTTGAGGGCCATGCGAACCGCGATGACCCGGAGCCAGCTCAGCAACGCCCCCCGGCCCGTGTATTCCATGAGCCGGGGGCGCGATTCGGCCGTCCCCACCAGCAGATGGATGCGCACGAGCTGGCAGACATCATCCAGGATGGGCTCCGGCAGCCGGAGGTATCCCAGCAACTGGGGCACCTTGCCCAGGTAGTGATGCTCCAGCGCCTGCAGGGCTCCCGGCACCTCCTGCCCACAGGCACAGGCGAGATAGAGGTCTGGCAGCACCAGTTGCTCCAGCAGACCCGCGACCGGTCCCGCCAGCTCGGTGCTGGAGAGCTTCAGCGAGAGGTGCCGTACAAAGACCTCCGGGGGCACCGCCACACGGGGCCACGGCGCCCGCGCGGTGTCCCAAGCGCGGCGCAGCAAGGCCTCCAGCGCAGCCACATCATCGGCACCGGTGACACGGGAAGGGGCGTTGTTCAGAAATGTTGTGGCGAGGGTGAACGGCTCCACCATGTCTCCCCATCCTACCCATCTCGTCCCAAGCTACCCACTGCCTTGACGGGTGGACATGGGATGGTGTCGTCTTCGTGCATTAGATTGACACCTTGGGCCACTCATGCCGCGTACTGCTGGCTCGCCCGAGCCACAATGTTTGACCGACGAGCTTCTCGCGGAACTGATTGATGGCCGCCTTCCTCCGGAGGAGCTCTCCCGCGTGCATCACCACGCGGAGGCCTGCGCCGACTGCCATGCCTTGCTGGTCACGGTGGTTCGCGGAGGCGTGCAACCCCAGGAGCTTGACGAGCCCCCGCTGGAGGGCCCTAAGACCCTGGAACCGGAGCCCTTCTCCGAACTCCCGGAAAAAGCCTGGGTCCCTCCGGACACGTTTGATGAATTCCGCCTCGTGCAGCTGCTCGGCCGGGGGGCGATGGGCGTCGTCTACCTCGCGCACGACACCTCCCTGGACAGGCAAGTCGCGGTCAAGTTCATCGCCTCGCATCAGCCCAACGCCCGGGCCCTCGAACACTTTCGAATCGAGGTGCGTGCCATCGCGCGGGTACAGCATCCCAACGTCGTCACCGCCTTTCGCGTGGGAGACGTAGCGGGCCGGCCCTACCTCGTCTCCGAGTACCTGGCCGGACAGAGTCTGGCGGACATGCCGCTGCCCATGCCCTGGCGGCGGGCGCGGGTGATGGGATTGGGCATGGCCCGGGGCCTCGCGGCGGCCCATCGCCAGGGCGTGCTGCACCGCGACCTCAAGCCCGCCAATGTGTTTCTTACCGCCGAAGGCGAGGTGAAGCTGCTCGACTTTGGTCTGGCCGAACTCTTCGATGGAAAACCGGGGAGCGGAACGCCTGGCACCCGCACCCTGGCGGGCACCCCGAGGTACATGGCGCCCGAGCTCTTCCAGGGCCAGCTTGCAACCCCCCAGAGTGATCTCTATTCATTGGGTGTCGTCCTCTACGAACTGTGTACGGGAGCGCTCCCCTCCCCACCTCGCGCGCTTCGCCCGAAGGGCAACGGCCCGCCCGAACCCCTTCCCGCGGACGTGCCTGCCTCGGCTGGAGCGCCCTCGCTCCCAGATCGGGTGCCGGGCATCGACCTTGACTTCGCCGCGCTCATCGAGCGCTGTCTCCACCTGGACCCATCCGAGCGCTTCGCCTCCGCGGAAGCGCTTCGTGTCGAATTGGAGCGGCTCGGGCCCTTCCAGGAAACGGACAGTCTCCCGGACGCCAGCCCCTACCAGGGCCTGGCCTCGTTTGAAGCGGAGCACCGCGCGCTCTTCTTTGGCCGCGACACCGATATTCGCGCCGTGCTCGACCGGCTGCGCCGGCACCCCTTGGTCCTCATCGCGGGCGACTCGGGCGTGGGCAAATCCTCCCTGTGCCGCGCCGGCATCCTGCCCCGCGTCACCCAAGGGGCGCTCGATGACTTCCTGGACTTTCGTCCCCTGACGTTGACGCCGGGCCGTCAGCCCCTCGCGGTACTTGCCGCCATGCTGGCCCCCGTCCTTCACCGGACCGAGGCCGAGCTCATGGACCGGTTCACCGGAACACCGGGCTGGCTCGGCGCCGCGCTCCGGGCCCTCGCCCCAGACGGCCATGGGGTGCTCGTGTTCGTCGATCAGGCAGAAGAACTCGTGACCCTGAGCGAGCCGGCGCAGGCGCTCCGCTTCGCGGAGCTGCTCAACGAACTGGCCCTGCCCTCGCCCGGCGTCCGGGTGCTGCTCACGGTCCGCGGCGACTTTCTCACCCGGCTGGGTGCGTTGCCCGGCATGGATTCGGCCATTGAGCGCTCGCTCTACCTGCTTCAGCGCCTCAAGCCCGCAGGGATCCGCGAGGCCATCGTCGGCCCCGCGCGCAGCCGAGGCGTGAGCTTCGAATCCGAAGCGCTCCTGCAGACCCTGATTGACCAGACCTCTCAGGGCGCGGGCAGCCTGCCCCTGCTCCAGTTCACGCTGACCGAGCTGTGGGAGCGCCGCGATACCGCGCGGGCGTGCATCACCCAGGCTTCCCTGGAGGCCATGGGGGGCGTGGTGGGCGCGCTCTCCCGGCATGCCGACCACGTGCTCTCCCGGCTCAAGCCCTCGGAGCAGCACGACGTCCGCCGCCTCCTGAGCCGCCTCATCACACCTGAAGGCACGCGCGGCGAGCAAAGCGAGGCCGAACTCACGGAAGGATCCCCGGAAGCCCGCGCCACGCTCCAGGTTCTCATCGAGGGCCGGTTGCTCCACGCGCGCGCCGCGGACGGTGGGACCCACTACGAAATCGCACACGAGGCACTGATTTCCAGTTGGGGAACCCTGCGCCGCTGGCTCAACGAAGACGCCGCGCAACGGGTGCTCCGGCAGCGCCTGGAGCTGGCCAGCGCTGAGTGGGAGCGTGCCCAGCGTTCCAGCGACCTGCTGTGGCGTTCGCGCCAACTCAAGGAGTCCCAGGCCATCGACTTGCTCAGCTTGAGAGACCGTGAGCGCGACTTCCTCCAGGCGTCCCGGAAAGCCGCGCGCCGCCACCGCAACAGCCTCATCTTGGGCACGGCGCTGCTGGTCTTGGTTCTGGCAGGGCTCTACGCAGTGCCTCGTCTGCTAGAGCACAGGACCAAGCTACATGCTTTCCAGACACTGCTGGCAGCCGCCGCAGTGGAGCTCCAGCAGGGGAAGACCTTCGCTCAACGGGCTCTCACCCGCCGCGAGGAAGCCATCTCCCTGTTCGACGCCCCGTCCTCGATGAAGCACCTGGCGGAGGACAAGTGGGAACAGGTCCTGGAGGATTCCAAGCAAGCCCGTCTCCATCTCGCGGCGTCAGAGCAGAAGCTCGAAGATGCGCTTGAGCTTTTCTACCGGCATCCTGAGGCCCACAAGCGGCTCATCGAGACGACACACGAACGGCTCGTTCTAGCCGAGCGCTTCCATGAGCGGGACGAACGCAGCCGACTCACCGAGAAGTACAAAAGGCTGACGTCCAGTGACCCACTCCTGAAAGGAGCACTCGAAGTTCCCGCGAAACTGGAAATCGAAACCATTCCCTCCGGAGCCTTCGTGGAGTTGGCCTTCGCCGGGAGTCCTTCGGAAACGCCCCGCCGTGCCCCTGCCGACCCCAGCGAGTACCGCCCCCTCAACAGAACACCCGTTTCACCGTTGCCCCTGCAAGCCGGCACCTATCACCTCCGCATTACGGGAAAAGGCAGCCCCCCTGTGTACGTGCCGCTCTGGCTCGAAAGGGAAGAGCACGCACGCATTCACCTGGTGCTCCCCACCGCTGTTCCCCAAGGCTATGCCTACGTTCCACCTGGCTGCTTTTTCATGGGGAGCGCCGACATCGAGGATCTGCGGTCTTTCGTGGAAAGTCCTCCCATCTACCGGAAGTGCCTGTCCCACGGCTTCTTCATTGGAAGAACCGAAGTGACGTTCGGAGAGTGGGTCGAATATCTGGAGGCCCAACGCCCCAACGCCCCAGAGCGCCAATTCCTCGCGAAGTCACGGTCCAATGAGGGAAGCACCCTATCCCTGCGGCAATTGCCCGATGGCCAATGGCAATTCTCGTTTCAACTGTTTGGTGGAAAAGCCCTGACTGCCCGAGGCAACGGCAAGATCCAGTATCCCGGCCGGGAAAAGAATCAGGCGCAGAGCTGGCGCCATTTGCCTCTCGCAGGCGTCGCCCCCGAGGAACTCCAGGGTTATCTCGCCTGGCTGGACCGCTCGGGGCGTGTGAAAGGCGCGCGGCTGTGCACCGAGTTGGAATGGACCCGTGCGGCGCGCGGGGCCGATGACCGCCGGTTCCCTCACGGACACAAACTCAAGCCCACGGAGGCCAACATCGACAGGACCTATGGCCGCAAGCGTGATGCCTACGGACCGGACGAAGCTGGCTTACACGCGGCTTCCGAGAGCCCATGGGGCGTGCGCGACATGGCAGGCAATGTCTTCGAGATCACCCAGATCGAAGTGGGGGAGGCCCGTGAATTCCTGCTGAAAGGTGGCGCCTGGTACTACCCAGAGGCCTCTGCGTTGATCTTCACGCGCGAAGCCATCCCAGCCGATCACTGGGATACACGGGCCGGTGTGCGTGTCTGTGCTTCCCTGCCAGCCCCCTGAGGGGGAGTGGAAGCGAGCACCTGAGGGCTTGTTGGGGAGAAGGAGTCGAAGGAACGGGAGGCGGAGTTTCCTCCGCTGCATAGCTCGCCCGGACCGCGTCTCCTTTGTGTGCAGTAGCCAATATTGCCAGCCTCCTCTCCCCTCAAAGCGCGTGCTCCATGAAAAGACTGCTATCGCTCTCCGTCTGTCTTTGGGTCCATTCGATGTCCTGGGCGGCCGAGCCGTCCCCCCGTGTGGCCCCATGTGGCCCTCAGGATCCGATGCGCATCCGGCATCCACAGGGAACCATGCTGTGGGGCACCACGAGACAGAACACCGCCCAGGAGATGAGCAGTGTGCTGGCCACCGTCGCGCTGGACGGGGTGACGTTGGAGGGCACGCCGATCAAGGGCATGTCCCTGGAGAAAGGCGTCCTGGCAGCCCCCGGCGGGAAGCCCGAGGAGCTCGTGGGCGCCATCTTCCAGGGAGCGGCCAGTGATGGCACCCGGACCGAGGTCGCGGTGTGCAGCGCCGAGCCGGTGGCCCAGGATCCGTCCGTCCTCTCCTACCGCATCGAGATCTGGGACAAGAAGAAGGAGTCCTGGGAGAACCCCTGCATCGCGAACTCGCACGCGCCCAAGCCCAAGGCGCTCGCCCTGAAGGGCCTCTGGGACAAGCGGGGCGCGCACCAGGACAAGCCGGGCACGTTCACCTTCGCCTGCGAGAACGGCGTCATCGCCAAGTGCGTCCACTGGGGCTACAAGCCCTGGGACACGAAGGATGGCCAGCCGCTCCAGGCCCTGCACCAGGCCTGCACGCGCATGGCCCGGGCGGACTACTGCGGCAATGGGCGCAGCCACACCCGCGAGGACAACATCATCGACCTGTATGATGCCTTCGGCATCCAGGCCCGGACCACCACGGCCTCCGCCCACTGGAACCCCAGCAAGATCTCCTTCGAGGCGGCCTGGGGCCCTGACGGGGCCTCGTGCCTGGCGCGCACCCGCGAGGGACAGGCGTTGGAGGCGATCTTGAAGGAGTGCCCCGGTCGCTTCGAGACCGGAGCGAAGGATCTCGGCGAGGGAGACCAGTGCCAGGTGCGGCGCAAGTCCCAGCGCACCGAGACGGCGCTGCTGAGAAACCAATCCTACGACAAGGAGCGCGCCAGCGCCGCCGCGAGCCGCTAGGCCCGGCCGGAAGAGCAGTCCCTCAGGGCATCAGCCGGAGGGACTGCTCAAGCTGCTCCCGCACCTCTCCCAGCCGCGAGGGGTGCTTCACCGCGATGAACACCGTGTCGTCCCCCGCGATGGTGCCGGCCACCCCTTCCATGCCCACCGCGCGGTCCACCATCACCCCGACAATCTGCGCGTAGCCCGGCGCCGTCTTGAGCACGAGCATGTTCGGCGGCGCCTCCATCACCGTGGCTCGCACCGGGGGCGCAGGAGCCCGCTCCACGCGTTGGTAGCGTCCATTCACCTTCTGGACGGACAGGCGCTTGAGGTGCCGGGAGAGCGTGGACTGGCTCGGCGCCTGTCCCTCCCCCTCCAGCAACTGCTGAAGCACCGCTTGGTCCGTGATCTCGTGGGCCTCCAGCAACCGGAGGATCGCTTCGTCCAGATCCATGCACGGGACGATGCATCCACCTGAATATGCATGCAAGGGCCTCGTGGAACTCCCCCTGAATATCCCTGGAAATTAATCTCTTGCGCTGCGCGTCGTGGTGAATACTATGCGCCCCTCCTGCGGGCAGGCGCATATTCATGCATGCATATGCAGGCTCATCCACCGCCCCGACGGGCACTGCGAGGAGTCACGATGAAGCACCTGACCCACATCCGGGATCTCGGCCCTGAAGGCGTCGAGACGATTCTGGCGAAGGCCGCCGCCTGGAAGGGCAAGCCCGCCGAGCCGCTGTTCCTGGGCCGCATCCTGGGCATGGTGTTCTTCAACCCCTCGCTGCGCACGCGCGCCTCGTTCGAGTCGGTGATGCTGCGCGGCAGCGGCAACGCCATCGTCCTGGACGTGGGCAACGGCGTGTGGAAGCTGGAGGACCGCCCCGGGGCCATCATGAATCAGGACCGCGCCGAGCACATCAAGGAGGCCGCGCCCGTGCTGTCGCGCTTCGTGGACATGCTCGGGGTGCGCACCTTCTCGGCCGGTGGGGACGACGAGCAGGACGAGGAGGATCCGGTCATCTCCGCCTTCCGCCGCCACGTCACCGTGCCCCTGGTGAGCATGGAGTCCGCGCGGGAGCACCCCTGCCAGGGGCTCGCGGACGTGCTCACGCTGCGCGAGAACTTCGGCTCCACGAAGAAGCTGCCGGTGACGCTCACCTGGGCGCCCCACATCAAGCCGCTGCCCAAGGCGGTGCCCAACTCCTTCCTGCTCACCGCCGCGGCGGCCGGCTGCGAGGTGCGCGTGGCGCATCCTCCCGGCTTCGAGCTGCACCCGGCGGTGCGCGCCGAGGCGGAGGCCTACGCCAAGGCCACGGGCGGCAGCGTCACCTACACGCATGACCAGAACGAGGCCCTGGCGGGCAGCCGCGCCGTCTACGCCAAGTCCTGGGGCCCGGCCACGCGCTCGGCGCACACCGCCGGGGACGTGTCCGCGCTGCTGGCCTCCCACGCGGACTGGATGCCCACGCGCCGCACCCTGTCGCGCGCCGCCGCGGACGCGCTGTTCCTCCACTGCCTTCCCGTGCGCCGCAACGTCGAGGTCGCCGACGAGGTGCTGGACCACCCGTCCAGCCGCGTCATCGACGAGGCGGAGAACCGCTTCCACGTCCAGCGCTCCATCCTCTCCTGGCTGCTGTCGGCCTGAGGCCG
Coding sequences within it:
- a CDS encoding dienelactone hydrolase family protein, whose protein sequence is MTRVLGVLVGLMALTAAAKPVQKPVKYELDGTKFEGVLVYDDSVKKPRPGLVMVPNWLGINEATLKMATNVAGKQYIVFVTDMYGEAVRPKNQQEAGQAAGAVKGDRKLMRARVNKGLELLRAEGKAAKLDDKKVGAIGFCFGGTSVLELARSGANVAGVVSFHGGLDAPAPAAENALTAKVLALHGADDPFVPATEVKGFEDEMRKAKADWELVSYGGAVHSFTEPEANAPGQAQYNAKVAKRAFQAMNNFFAEAFGG
- the clpB gene encoding ATP-dependent chaperone ClpB — encoded protein: MRLDKYTVKAQEAIQAGQTLARRADNPSYEPEHLAAALLEQKDGIVEPVLRKIGADSKLFAARLGEALEKIPRMQGGESALLSQRLLKTFDKAEDEAKGLKDEFISSEHLLLALTHDKGTVGEVLKSSGVTRDRVMSGLKDVRGSARVTSQDAESTYQALEKYGRDLTASARAGKLDPVIGRDEEIRRCIQVLSRRTKNNPVLIGEPGVGKTAIAEGMARRIVDGDVPESLKNKRLITLDLGSMVAGAKYRGEFEERLKAVLKEVSDAAGEIILFIDEMHTLVGAGKAEGAMDAGNMLKPALARGELHCIGATTLDEYRKHIEKDAALERRFQPVMVGEPSVHDTISILRGLKERYEVHHGVRIQDQALVAAANLSHRYIADRFLPDKAIDLVDEASSRLRIEIDSMPTEIDDIRRKMTQLEIERQGLKKETDPHSQERLGQIEKELANFGERFTSLKAHWDAEKAAITGIRALKEKLEKAKNDQAAAERQGDLNRAAELKFGVLPSLEKEVAAQNAKLAELQKSQKFLKEEVDAEDIAEVVAKWTHIPVSKLLEGEVQKLVKMEDRLADRVIGQRSAIEAVSNAVRRARSGLQDPNRPIGSFIFLGPTGVGKTETAKALAEFLFDDDTSMIRIDMSEYMEKHSVARLVGAPPGYVGYDEGGQLTEAVRRRPYSVILFDEIEKAHHDVFNILLQILDEGRLTDSQGRTVDFKNTVLILTSNIGSQALQEGMAGKETLDERTRGEVMEALRGHFRPEFLNRVDEIVLFEPLKRSEIHRIVDLQLARLQKLMADKRLTLELTDAARNLLGERGYDPTYGARPLKRVIQKHLMDPLALKVLGGEFLPGDHIQADVAGEGLTFGKVLVDNTREGRAPRTA
- a CDS encoding sigma-70 family RNA polymerase sigma factor encodes the protein MVEPFTLATTFLNNAPSRVTGADDVAALEALLRRAWDTARAPWPRVAVPPEVFVRHLSLKLSSTELAGPVAGLLEQLVLPDLYLACACGQEVPGALQALEHHYLGKVPQLLGYLRLPEPILDDVCQLVRIHLLVGTAESRPRLMEYTGRGALLSWLRVIAVRMALKQGGVAREVPEENVLTIVEALSEPGTNAELDLIKRRYHREFRQAVREAVISLTRDQRHLLRLHFIDRLSTTEMGPLFRVNQSTISRWIKSARHTVFEGTKSRLKERLRLSSGEFDSLLAAIESHFDEGFSQVLDDDDDDDDDEGT
- a CDS encoding bifunctional serine/threonine-protein kinase/formylglycine-generating enzyme family protein, encoding MTDELLAELIDGRLPPEELSRVHHHAEACADCHALLVTVVRGGVQPQELDEPPLEGPKTLEPEPFSELPEKAWVPPDTFDEFRLVQLLGRGAMGVVYLAHDTSLDRQVAVKFIASHQPNARALEHFRIEVRAIARVQHPNVVTAFRVGDVAGRPYLVSEYLAGQSLADMPLPMPWRRARVMGLGMARGLAAAHRQGVLHRDLKPANVFLTAEGEVKLLDFGLAELFDGKPGSGTPGTRTLAGTPRYMAPELFQGQLATPQSDLYSLGVVLYELCTGALPSPPRALRPKGNGPPEPLPADVPASAGAPSLPDRVPGIDLDFAALIERCLHLDPSERFASAEALRVELERLGPFQETDSLPDASPYQGLASFEAEHRALFFGRDTDIRAVLDRLRRHPLVLIAGDSGVGKSSLCRAGILPRVTQGALDDFLDFRPLTLTPGRQPLAVLAAMLAPVLHRTEAELMDRFTGTPGWLGAALRALAPDGHGVLVFVDQAEELVTLSEPAQALRFAELLNELALPSPGVRVLLTVRGDFLTRLGALPGMDSAIERSLYLLQRLKPAGIREAIVGPARSRGVSFESEALLQTLIDQTSQGAGSLPLLQFTLTELWERRDTARACITQASLEAMGGVVGALSRHADHVLSRLKPSEQHDVRRLLSRLITPEGTRGEQSEAELTEGSPEARATLQVLIEGRLLHARAADGGTHYEIAHEALISSWGTLRRWLNEDAAQRVLRQRLELASAEWERAQRSSDLLWRSRQLKESQAIDLLSLRDRERDFLQASRKAARRHRNSLILGTALLVLVLAGLYAVPRLLEHRTKLHAFQTLLAAAAVELQQGKTFAQRALTRREEAISLFDAPSSMKHLAEDKWEQVLEDSKQARLHLAASEQKLEDALELFYRHPEAHKRLIETTHERLVLAERFHERDERSRLTEKYKRLTSSDPLLKGALEVPAKLEIETIPSGAFVELAFAGSPSETPRRAPADPSEYRPLNRTPVSPLPLQAGTYHLRITGKGSPPVYVPLWLEREEHARIHLVLPTAVPQGYAYVPPGCFFMGSADIEDLRSFVESPPIYRKCLSHGFFIGRTEVTFGEWVEYLEAQRPNAPERQFLAKSRSNEGSTLSLRQLPDGQWQFSFQLFGGKALTARGNGKIQYPGREKNQAQSWRHLPLAGVAPEELQGYLAWLDRSGRVKGARLCTELEWTRAARGADDRRFPHGHKLKPTEANIDRTYGRKRDAYGPDEAGLHAASESPWGVRDMAGNVFEITQIEVGEAREFLLKGGAWYYPEASALIFTREAIPADHWDTRAGVRVCASLPAP
- a CDS encoding ADYC domain-containing protein, which encodes MLWGTTRQNTAQEMSSVLATVALDGVTLEGTPIKGMSLEKGVLAAPGGKPEELVGAIFQGAASDGTRTEVAVCSAEPVAQDPSVLSYRIEIWDKKKESWENPCIANSHAPKPKALALKGLWDKRGAHQDKPGTFTFACENGVIAKCVHWGYKPWDTKDGQPLQALHQACTRMARADYCGNGRSHTREDNIIDLYDAFGIQARTTTASAHWNPSKISFEAAWGPDGASCLARTREGQALEAILKECPGRFETGAKDLGEGDQCQVRRKSQRTETALLRNQSYDKERASAAASR
- a CDS encoding arginine repressor, with amino-acid sequence MDLDEAILRLLEAHEITDQAVLQQLLEGEGQAPSQSTLSRHLKRLSVQKVNGRYQRVERAPAPPVRATVMEAPPNMLVLKTAPGYAQIVGVMVDRAVGMEGVAGTIAGDDTVFIAVKHPSRLGEVREQLEQSLRLMP
- a CDS encoding N-acetylornithine carbamoyltransferase, translated to MKHLTHIRDLGPEGVETILAKAAAWKGKPAEPLFLGRILGMVFFNPSLRTRASFESVMLRGSGNAIVLDVGNGVWKLEDRPGAIMNQDRAEHIKEAAPVLSRFVDMLGVRTFSAGGDDEQDEEDPVISAFRRHVTVPLVSMESAREHPCQGLADVLTLRENFGSTKKLPVTLTWAPHIKPLPKAVPNSFLLTAAAAGCEVRVAHPPGFELHPAVRAEAEAYAKATGGSVTYTHDQNEALAGSRAVYAKSWGPATRSAHTAGDVSALLASHADWMPTRRTLSRAAADALFLHCLPVRRNVEVADEVLDHPSSRVIDEAENRFHVQRSILSWLLSA